From the Catharus ustulatus isolate bCatUst1 chromosome 15, bCatUst1.pri.v2, whole genome shotgun sequence genome, the window GAATGCCATGCCCTGGGCCACCTGGCTGGAGAACTGCAGCAGGTCAGAGAGGTTGAGGGGACGGAGATCCTCCCTGCCTTCATCTTCCTCCGAGCTTCTCCCTGAAATTCAATGCAGAGATGTAGATTTGCTGCAAAGCAGGCGAGTAACACAAACTGTGGCGTGCTGTGTTTCCCAGAGCTAAACCAGACAGGATggccaaaagaaagaaatcacgAAATCACAGAAATTGGCCTTTGACTCACCCCTGACTTGCGCAGAATCTGATGCTGCtgaagatgatgatgacgaCACAGGCCTCATTTCAACATATGTTTCCAAACCCTGGCTTGAAAAGCCACTGTCACTGagtgagaagcagcagagagggggGCAGGCTGTTAGAACCCTCCAGCAGTACCTTCTGCCCGGCTCCATACCCACCAAGAGCAGAAACCACATGCCTGCCTGCAGAAGGTGGCTTAGACAGGGGCTGAAGGGCAAAAGCAAACTTGAAGCTGATTCAGAAAGGGGACCTGGGCCTTCTGTGTTATGGGGCTCCAAGTACTGTTCCCCTTTTTTAAGCTCTTGGCTGATGGGGAGCACTCAGCTTCATCCTACCAAACCCATGTGCCCAATAGTGCAGGAAGataaaaagttttgtttctgaattatGGCCGGACAGACAGGGCTGAAACCCGGATTCATTGTGGGATATTCGGTGTCTGCTGTCTTTGAAAATCTCAGAACTACAACCAGGTCTAAACACATGCAACCCCAGTGGCTCTTACATCCTGGTGTCCTGCCAGTCCCCAGACCTTTGACCCTGATCTCTCCCAGCACAGTGCTCTTACATTGTCCCAGTGAGTGCCCAGGCCCTGCCTcgctcagccctgcagccagcccagctctgctcctacCTGCGGATGTACTTCTTCTCCAGCTCGATGTTTTTGTAGTCAGCAGCACTGTCTAAAGAGGTGTCCAGGGCAGAATCCTGGATAATTATGGATTCAGACTTCTTCCTGAGGAAATTCAGCAGATCTCCATAGCGACAGTACTCAGTGATGACAAGGATTGggcctgggagagcagcaggaaggctcATTAAGGAATGATGTTACAGTGACCTGTCCTGAGGATTGCTGTCcctgggagggcagcagagcccacacagctcaggctgtgccccagagcaggggtGCTGTCAGGGGTctgtgagggcagcagggctgggggatccTACCTCCACAGGTACAGGCCCCCAGCAGGTTAACAATGTTCTCGTGGTGTCCCAAGTGACTCATGATCTTCAGCTCAGACATGAGAGCCTCCTGCTCATCCGTGTCTGCTGATGCTGTGAGGTGAGAGAAGGACTGTGTCAGGGAGTgagggagggacaagggggacaTTAAGGGACAGGACAGAAAAAGGTGTTGACAGGGTTATGGAACAAAAGGAGGAGACACAGAGTGAAAACCGTGTCCTCTAACTGTGCCTCTGGCCTCCCCTGCCCACaaaaaaggcagcagtgtgATTCCAGCATCTGGTTCTTGGCACAGAAACAACTTTAAAGAGTAGCTGTTGCAGCCTGTGAGCACCAACATGTGGTGAGCACACACTACATCCTGCCCAGAGGAGCTTGGAGGGTTTCAGCCCTTGCAAGTTGCTCTGTGCTCACACTTTAGCATCTTCACAGCCACTTTGAGCACCGAATCTTCTTTGCCCAGCCCAAAAGCTGTGGCTTCCACCACTTTTCCAAAGGCTCCTGCTCCAAGagtttttcctgcagaaagaaaaaaaaatatacttgtAAGAGAGAGAAAGATTGAGCAGCTGTCCTGCACATGCCTTGAGGAGGATGTCTGGTGGATGGGGATTCCTGCTGGGCTCACACAAGATGACACATCCCTTAGTCAGGAGCTGGCAAACATCTGTGGGGAACTCTACTGAGAGCAAGGATGGTCTGAAAGAGGCCATGTCCGAACTTTGCCACACCAAAGTTCTTAGGAATGAGCCCACATGCAAGAGGAGGGACATGACCCCTGCAGCCTTCCTTGGAGCAAAGGAGGGGGGAGGCAGGCTACACCCCACCACTCGCCACCCCTGTGTGGAGAGGGCAAGGCCTGGTTAAGGATGCCGCTGGAATGTCTGGATGCAGCTCTGGATACCACCCAGAACTTTGGCTCTGACTCTTGAAGCATTTCAGCTCTGTGATGAGCTTTATGCCACCAGGCAAGCAGCAGGGAAGGTTTCTTACCAAACTGGAGGTTGTTCCTTGGAAACTCCCATTTTTCATTGTATGGCAGCTGAGTGGGATCGATGAAGATGTAATTATTGCCTTCACAGGCCTCAATGATCTTCCAGCGCACCTGGTACTTGGGTTTCTGTAAGGCAGAGACTCCAGTTACCTGGTGTTTCCCAAGCTGGGAgggctccccagccccagcatccaCTCAAGCTCACTCTGCAGGTGCAGAGGGAAGATGCAGATTTCAGCCCATCAAATATCTTTTGAATCTGGACTGAGAGGCTTTTTCTGGGCAGCTGGACTCTTTGCAGTTATGAAATACCCCCAGGCCCTATGACTGAAGGAGGCTCTCTTgcccctgggagcagcctgtTGCCATCatttgggatggcagagctgggagataCAGCatgtcccagcagagcagtgactgACAGTGCCCAGCTGACAGTGCTGGAGGGAGATGTCCCCACTGTGTCGCCTTCCTTGGACCcctggctgctgagcacagcagaacaGTGCAGCTAGCCCAGCCCCACTTCCCTTACACgggtaaaataaaaaaggagaaagagaagtaagcatttctcttttccaagaaTGTCATGGCAGAAGTAACCAGGCAAGGCAGAGAAGCAGTGCTGGAGTTCTTGAGCAGAGAAGACTGGTACTTGTCTGAGATAGGTAACCATGTTATTTATAGACATGTCCTGCTTCTCTTGGGCTTGCAAGCCCTTCCAAAAAGCTGTTTACTTCAGATCCATGCTTACACATTGATCcatctttctctgtctctggagCACTGTccaaaggcagctctgcctgctaaGCTGTAGGTGCTTGTCTGAGAAAGGGCTTTGATGGATCTTCTGACACCCAGCACCAGAACTTTGCTGCAAAATATTCAGCCTTGATAGGCTGTCAAAGGAAGGGTGCCAAAAGGAGAGATGAAAACCAGGAGATTTTCACCCACTGGTGAAGCAGAGGTGGCTGATTGGTTCagtttgtggaaaaaaacagagaaggaatCCAAATGCTGGAATGAATTGCAGAGAAAATGGGGCAAGCTCTTATATAAAAATAGTGACCAAGTCTTCCTGGAAACAAATTTCTTCTAACATCATCCTGTTTCTCcataaaaacagttttttttaTAAAGCAGTGAGCCGAATAAGAAGTAGATGCAAACTGcaaaccacttttttttcctcccttaatTCAATCCATGAGCAAAACCAGCTGCAACCAACAGCACAGAGTGAGCACCTTTGTCTGGCACCAAACAATAACCACACTGACCTGTGGGGTACAAGACTGAAGGACCAGGGCAGGGGAGGTAATAACACACCAGGTTGGGTGCATGGgctttgctctgcagcaggaaaatccagggggaagctgggaggcagggagggtAAAGGAGGCAGCTTGCCTGGTACCTCCAAGCTGAAtggtccctgccctggctgtgcagaggcTGTGTGGCCACTGAGGCTGGGCAGCCCGGGCAGCCCTTGCCCTGAGCAGGGAATCTGACCTGGTTGTACTTGTAGAGCAGGAAGAGGAGtaggaggagcagcagcaccaatgCACCTATGCAGGTGGAGAGAACAGGGCTGAAGAGCTTGTTTGGAAGGGCCATGACACTAcctggaagagggaaaaaaaggagaatgagTAAACATCTTATTTCAATCCCAACTCTGGGAGCATTTTGCCCAGCTATTCACTTTGGATTCCTCTGTGTGCCATAtactccagccctgccctcagTACACCcttttgggagctgctgggagctgagggaaggTCCTGATGCCAGACTCTAGGCAGCAATGGTTCTCCTCATGCCCCCCTATTTCAACACAAACAGCACCAGGTGCAGGTCAGACTCACTGGAGACCAAGATCTGTGCAGCAAGAACAGCCCCAACAAAAGCCCCTGTATTCTCATGGGCTGAGAAACTGCTGGATGCACCAtgccctggagctgagccctgcagttATGAGACACTCATGGTGTGGCTCAGCCTTTGGCTCCAGGCTATAGCCCAGCCAGAAATTCCCACATGGCTCTTAGGAGTGGCAAACGCCAAAGCCTCACACCTGTGAGGATCAAGGGCTTGTGGAATCTGTTCCAGCTTTTGCAAGACAGTGGGAATATACACATAAAGGATGCAATCTCAAAGCCCCAGATTCTCCCCCACTCTGCCAAGCTGATGGTTTGAATCTTACTGGTGATGAGTGAGTGAAATATGTCAGAGGCATTCCCTTCCTCATTAATGGCCACGCAGCAGAACGTGAAATTGTCACCCAGCTCCTCGAAGAGGATAGTGCTCTCCACCTCCACCTCTTGGAAGGGCAACACATTCACCACCTGGGGTCTGGAGTCATTCCGTAGCAATCTGTAGTCCTCACTGTACCTGTAGGGATGGCAAGAGGAGACGGTGagtgctctgcagcacaggagctcaCAGCTGAGTGAGGGCTGGTGTCAGACTAGAGAGGAGATGCAGGGAATTTGGCTAGCAGCTCTGTGAGATGTGTTACTGTATGCCCAAAGACCTCTCCCTGAACACCTCAGCCCTGTATAGTCAGAGCCATGATTGTCTTTATGTGGCTCAGCACACATAATTAACATTTCATGTGTTCTGCCATCAGTCCCTTCAGCAGGGTTGGTCCTGAGACAGAACAGCCCTGTCCAGGCAGCTGCAGTTGCTTCCCATGACTCTGTAGCTCAGTAAACCCATGCTCTTCAGACCCTCAGACCTGTGGGAGTCCTAAAAAGATGACTGGGCCAGCCAGATGTGCCTCTACAGCAACATACAGCAGGGCACTTCTCCAAGGGATCCTTATGTTGTTGGAAAAGCATGGGAGCAACATGAATCACAGGTGGACAATCTCTTCAAGCTCAGGActttagaaatagaaaatgcCCCCTCTTCTCAGGCAGACCCCAAGAACCTCTTTTTCCAGCAGAGCAACATCTCTGTAGCTGTTCCTGGACAGGCTCTGTGTTGGCTGCCCAGGAGCCCAGGTGGTGCTGCCCAGGAATGGCAGcatggcaggggcagggcacagcctgggggtgctCCCCAGGaatggcaggggcagggcacagcctgggggtgctgcccAGGAATGGCAGCATGgcaggggcacagcctgggggtgctgcccAGGAATGGCAGcgtggcagggacagggcacagcctgggggtgctgcccAGGAATGGCAGcgtggcagggacagggcacagcctgggggtgctCCCCAGGaatggcaggggcagggcacagcctgggggtgctgcccAGGAATGgcagcatggcagggacagggcacagcctgggggtgctgcccaggaatggcagggacagggcacagcctgggggtgctcagggccTGGGCAGCTCTCACCTGTCGGAGTGGACGGGGCACTGGTACCACTCGATGCGCGGGGCAGGGTACCCGATGGCCACGCACTGAAGGATGCCAGAGTCATCAGCTGGCACCTTGATTTTGCAGACCCTTGGAGAAGCTGTTGGGGAAGTCACATAACAGTGAATGCTGTGATCAGAGGAAGAGCTCATCCCTCATGCTCTGGTTTCCTTCCATTTGTGTAACAATAAACCAGAAGGAACCCCTGTGCTAGACACAGGCAGATTTGGGCTGGGTCTGTGTGCCCCGTGGGTGCTGAGCTGGAAGCAGCCTGGTACCCAACCAACACTTTTTTTCCAACTGGGAAGTAGTCCCAGGGGCAAGCAGGGTGAATGAATGGTCAAGTACTTACATTTCAGAGAGATATTGAAGGTAACTGATTCATTGGTCACATTGTTGAAGGCATAAAACGTGTAGAaccctccctctccttccttcagGCGGTTCAGGAAGAGTGTGGTGTTGTACCTGCTCACAGAGAGAAACACTGTGAGGAGCACACAGGCCTTGCTCAgtgagatgctgctgctccctgtgccctggagcAGTGAACACTTCCAGCACTAATCCCAGCCCACCAGGGAGCCTGCTGGTGCTTCTTCAGGAGAAGCAGGGAGGGGCTGGTCTTCCTTAGAGGAAACACCTTTTGCCAAATGCACTGCAGCACTTCTGAAAGGCTACAGGTGGGTGAATGCTCAGAAGTAATTTAACATCTGAATCATTGCCTTTCAAGGGTCAGGGGATGCTGGTCCTCCTGCCCTTGGCAGAATGGGTCTCTCCATGAAGTTGTGCTCCCTAGTCCCCactcccctctgcccccagtGCAAGAAAGAGTTCACCCTAAAGCCACAGTTCTTGCCAAGTGGCACAGTCCCTCTTGTtgattggtttttgtttctAAGAAAATGAAAGGGGAATTTCCCAAAACCTCAACAAATGAATGATTTTCTTTCAGTCTCCCCTTGGACTCAGTTGGCTGTAGGTTTTGGAAGAGCAGACCTGTACCCTCTGTCAGATCATATTCACATAACAATGTTTGTGACTGCTCTTGTCATGGGGCTCTCAGTGCCTCTCAGTGCACACTCTTTCAACctcagagcaggggatgggtCCAAGGACCAGTGAGGGAATTCAGCTTTTTGTACTATTCATCTACTCCTTCAATTTCTTCTGGCAAGGAGAGTGCAGAATTGAACAAGCAGATCACAAACGTGATACTGCCTCCCACGAGGCTTTCTAAAGAGAAGGTTGCTAATTTAGGGGAGGGTGGTGTCCTCCTTGATCTGATCATACTGTGGTTTGCTAATAAtactggaaagagaaaacagaagaaagcagaacagTTTCCCCTCTTTAAAACCAGAGAGATTTCTGTAGAATAGGGCTTGCCAGTCTCAAGGAAAGCTCTCTTGGACACATGCCATAGCCAGTGCAGAAGACAAAGAGCACCTACCAGTTGTTTCCAGAGATCATTTCACCCTTGAATATGGTGGGTTTTGAGTTCTTCAAGGGATTTGTGTGTTCCCAGAAGCTCTGGACAAGTTTTGGGTAAGCCTTAATGTGGACCTGCAGCTTCACACTCTCTCCTAGAGCAACCTCCTGGCTGGTGGCTTGCCCTGGGATCAGGTGCACATAACCTTTCTCTGCAGGGTGAAGGAGAGCATGACCATCAGCAGGCATGTCCAGAGACCTGGAATAACCTTACACCAGCTCCATAAATGGATCATTATTGGAaagagcagcctcagctgggaGAGTGCAGAAGGGAATGAAACATTACACAGGTATGTTGCCAAAGGAGTActcttaaattactttttttgttaTGGCACCTTGGAATACACTGCCTGAGGAGAGCTAGAAAATCTTAGTGCACATGCTGTATCTTAAGAAGTGATGAGGTTAAAACAGTATCTCCTAATTGTCTATAAAAGGCAGGCCCCTTAGCTAAAATCCTGGCTTCTCACTAGGAAATAACTCAGACTGAGCATTCTTTCTGAGCTGTGCTATGCAGCAGCCTTGGATCATAAGCAAACTCCAGCCTGTTAGCCATGAGGATGAATTTTCCATCTTGAGATACAAACAAGTGTTTAATAGACCTGAATCTCCTTGTGTGGATCTGTGACTGGAAGAGACAAAGATCCACACTCTGCTCCTGTGGCTCACCCTTCCTTCTAACCAGCATTTCCTGGTCTTCCAGCACAACCTCGCCCCACTCCCTTTTTACTGTTTCAAAGCTGTTTATAAATTCACAGAGACTGAGAAGAGAGCTGCAATTTTTCATCCAGAACCCAAAACATGTCCTCTGGCCTCTCAAGATACAAAGGGAGCACCAGTTCCTTTCCTAGCAGCTCCATAAGCTCTCATGTAAACCCTCAGGCACAAGTGAGAATTATGTTTTCAACAACAAATCTAGAAAGAGGATGGAGGCAGAAGTATCAAATACTCAAGGCTACACATGATTCAGCCCTGCTAGGCTTTTGGGGGAGTACTCACCTACTACCTGAAGCATTGTTGAGGCGTTCCTGGATCCTACTGAATTGTTAGCTACACAAATGTACTTCCCACTGTCCTCCATGGTCACAGCTGCAATGGACAGGGTGGCACTGATGAAGTAGTAACCATTTTTAAAGTCAGGTTTTTTAGTTGTATTGACCTGTCAGGCAGAGAGGGAACACACATATTGGAAAGGCAGAGCAAATACACCTGAGAGCAACCTGTGTGGAGACTCAGGGACACATTAAACCCAAGGATCCAGGGCAGATATTCCACAGCAGTTAGGCTGTAGCTATTGTCAGCCTTCTGACTGCAACTTGGCCTTACACTGTGTGATCCAAACATACCTCGTGTGTTGTTTCATCTCCTAAATAAAGGCACCAGTTCTAATAAGGACTTCTAGCACACCTCATCTAACCATCTAGCAGTCAGAAGTCAACATCACAGAGATTTTGAAATACATTCCTTTTCTTGAGATGTATCTTTTCTCTGGAGAACTTTGTCCTGAAAAAGTTTGCTGCTTTATAacccctggcagggctggatgcatAAATGTTGCTTTGATAGGTACTGTGGCTCCTGTCCAATAAACTCAGCTGAAACAACACACTCTCCTCTCTTGCAGCATGATTCTGACAATAGGCAGGTGTTTCTTAATCCTATGTCATCCCAAAGAAAGGATATTCAAATTTCTAGAGGTTGAATAGCTGCTTTGGTTGGGTAGTGCAAGGCTTTGCTGTGGGTCTGGGCAGTCCTTAccaccctgtgtcccccagtTTCCAGGAAAGCCCCACACCCCAACTTACTGCCTTGGCTGCTGTCACCCATCTGATGTCATACTTGTGGGAAGGAGCAATCACTGTGCAGGTGACTTGGAAAGGCTCACCCACGATTCGCACGTGCTCTACAGGCTCCATCATCACCGACACGGGTTTCTTCAGGGCTGCACAAAGGCAAGCAGGGAAATATCCAGTGTCAGCTTGTCCAGTGATTCCATTGCTTTGGAGACTCCTCAGGACCTGGCTACCttgggtggtgaggcactggcacaggctgcccagagaggttgtggatgccctaccctgaagtgttcaaggccaggttgggtggggcCTGAACAATCTGATCTAGGGTagcatccctgcctgtggcagagaGCTTGGAACTAGATGGTTTTCAAGGTCTCTTCCCATCCAAACTAATCTATGACTCTATTCTATGATCCTACCTCCTCCTTTCCACCCTCTTTATCCTCCTtaccccttcccttccctggtgACCACCACTCCCTTTTGAGCACATCTGTGGGAATCAGTAAAGATGGGGAGAACACAGCAGTCAGGACTGGGGGttgaaagggaaggagaagcttTTGCCATGGTTCTAGATGGAGCATCAGGGCCTGAGGACTTGCAGAACACTGGAGGGGTTGGTGAACATTTTTCTCTGGTCTGTGGCAGTGCCTGCAAAGATTTGAAGACTGCTGAACCCATGCAAACCCATCTGAAGCGACCAATTTGCCAGAGCCTGATGGAATTTGGCCTCCATTAAATAACCTTTGGAAACTGCAGGTTCAGAAGGTCTTGCCTGCCACTGGCAAGGAGCTTTTCCTTAACTATCTACTCTGGCCAACTTAGCTATTTGTGGCCCTTAGGACAGCAACAACCCCAGTTCTTTACCTTCTTCCATAATCAGCCTTATTCTTGATGAATTctctatttttccatttatctgTGCTTGGCACCGGTAAAAACCTTTATGCTTGCTTTGCACATTGTACAGCCTTACTCCTTTCTCAGCACTGAAGGAGTAGTtggtcccaggtgggagaggaGAGCCATCAACCTTTATCAGAGTCACACTGGATCCGTACTCGGGGGCCGTGATGAGGCAGGGGAAATCAACATTCCCACCTTCAATTCCTCCGACGCGGTAATAGGGGACGTACCACACGTTACTGggatctgcagggacaggatcGGCTCGTGAGAGGGGTCAGAAATGCACTGAAGCTGAGAAACACATTCCAGGCAAGGCAAgtgtccagccctgctgcccagcgGGAGTTCGAGGCGggggcagccctgctcagcctgcctgACTCAGCCTCCAAACACTCACatgacagccccagctccagtaAGGCATTTGAGGGGATCACAGCAACCACTCACAAATATCCACGGATAAGAGAGGCTGAAAATATGCATACCTCTAATTAAACTTTTCACCATGGGGCTAGTTTTACTTATGAGACCTCCAGcttccctgcacagggcagcacctcTGGTACAAGGAAGGCATGAAGTCAAGTGTGGTAGAGCTACTACAGCATAGCTTCTTCTGGGGTAAAAGAATATTTGGGGTTCAGGGCATGTTGTGAGGATTTGATTCCTGTGACTCTCTCCCTTATCTGAGGTACTGATTTGCAAATCTCACTGCTCATTACAATGCTGAACAGACTTACACCCCTGATTTTTCAAGAAGGGAAACCACAACGGAAGGAGGAAGAGATCTACATGTAGATGAGATGCAGCTCTGTGCTTTAAGACTCTCATGGCTGTGGCTCTAGCAGGAGCTCACACACAAGGACCTGTGGCTCCCTGGAGGGAGgctgctctcccagggcagGTGGGAAGGGAGAAGCAGGGTTACCTCGCACAAACAGGTGGATGCTTGCAATGCCCTTGTCACTGCTGTTGACATAAGCACAGCTGTAGGTGCCTGTATTCCTGTAAGTGGCCGTGGGAATACTGAGTGTGCTGGTGGTGTGGTTACTGAATGTGCTGTTTTGGCTCTTCCATGCAACTTCAGACTCTCCTGAGCAGTGCAAGAGGATTGGATCGCCCGTGTTGACAAGCAGAGTAGGGAGGTCAGGGCTGATCACTGGAGATGCTGAGCCTGCAAGGGAAAGAGAGAGCCAGAATGCAAACATGATCCCTAAAGATTCTCTGTTGGAGTTCAGGCTGCTGAAAATGGAGTAGCTCAGCACCAGGAAAAGGCTGAGCTTGGGATTCAGACTGGCTTTTTGGCTtgcatccctccatcccttctctgTCCTACCTGACCAGTAAGGCCTGATACTCCAAGGAATGGATTTCAGGGAAGAACCACCACCCTCCACACTTCCCTCTTCCCTGCCATTTGAACATTTAGAGCACTGAGACAGGAAGAACAATCATCTGGAGCTGACTGGGGCAAATGCCAGCTTGGCAATTGTTCCTgttgatttttgccttttcttacAATAGTTTTCCTttggtggcagagctggagctgctctatGAGCTGGGTTAGCCCATAGCACAATTTGGTGGAGTTTAAGCCAAGTTTGGTGCATGGGGCTCTCTGTTGCATTGGTGCTGAGTTAGAACAGACCTGGAAGGCTCCTACAGAGCAGGAGGTCAGTGCATATCATTTAGGAAGACTGGCTCTTTATTGCCAGGTACTGGATTTTGAAGGACACTTTCTCATGTGTGTCACATTGCATTCTCCTCACAGACACCaacaaaaaattatgaaatgaGACAGCATTATCATTCCTATTTGGgagaggaaactgaggcatggaaAAGCCCATAGCTGCAGTTGTGGATACAACACACCAGTCCTGTGGACACTGGACACAGCCAGCTGCAGTTCTGGTGCATTTCTACTTTGAAGatgcctgctctgctggctggatAAAAGGGAACCAGGGTCCCACTCCAGCCTTAGTGTcagagggaaatatttttcccctgttttgCCCCGTCAGCGAGTTCTTTGAGTCACCACCTATATTTAGGGTCGGGGGAAGTGCAAAATGAATCAATGCCATGGGGTTGGGGAAGAAGTGGAACAGTCACCCCACGCCAGGCCCTCAGGGAGGACAGGAAACACATTGCAAATGGCTATCTGTGCTTGGGGGCTCTGCACCCCCGTCCAGCCCCTATCCAGGGCTATTCTCCcacttctgctttccttcccagtCACCAACCCAAGCTCACATCTTAAAGGGACACACACTCTCAGTCAAATAATACTAAATAAAGGGAGCTGTGCAATTTATCaatgcactgctctgcaggaatgatcctcctgccatggacacAGTCTCTGTAGCAGCCAGCAGAAGCACactcccatcctcatcccccCCGATCACAGCTCTTTGGGGAGGAAACTGATACCCAAGGTACAACTGTGTGTCCTGGGCTaccagctgtgctcagggctgtgccatccATGGTCCACACATCAGAGCCCAAAGAGCACATTTAGGCCATCTGGGGCTGATGACTCCCTCCATGCAACAAAGGGTTGAGAATATGAGACT encodes:
- the CSF1R gene encoding macrophage colony-stimulating factor 1 receptor, with the protein product MGPALLLLLTTAGFWHGSASPVISPDLPTLLVNTGDPILLHCSGESEVAWKSQNSTFSNHTTSTLSIPTATYRNTGTYSCAYVNSSDKGIASIHLFVRDPSNVWYVPYYRVGGIEGGNVDFPCLITAPEYGSSVTLIKVDGSPLPPGTNYSFSAEKGVRLYNVQSKHKGFYRCQAQINGKIENSSRIRLIMEEALKKPVSVMMEPVEHVRIVGEPFQVTCTVIAPSHKYDIRWVTAAKAVNTTKKPDFKNGYYFISATLSIAAVTMEDSGKYICVANNSVGSRNASTMLQVVEKGYVHLIPGQATSQEVALGESVKLQVHIKAYPKLVQSFWEHTNPLKNSKPTIFKGEMISGNNWYNTTLFLNRLKEGEGGFYTFYAFNNVTNESVTFNISLKSSPRVCKIKVPADDSGILQCVAIGYPAPRIEWYQCPVHSDRYSEDYRLLRNDSRPQVVNVLPFQEVEVESTILFEELGDNFTFCCVAINEEGNASDIFHSLITSSVMALPNKLFSPVLSTCIGALVLLLLLLLFLLYKYNQKPKYQVRWKIIEACEGNNYIFIDPTQLPYNEKWEFPRNNLQFGKTLGAGAFGKVVEATAFGLGKEDSVLKVAVKMLKSSADTDEQEALMSELKIMSHLGHHENIVNLLGACTCGGPILVITEYCRYGDLLNFLRKKSESIIIQDSALDTSLDSAADYKNIELEKKYIRSDSGFSSQGLETYVEMRPVSSSSSSAASDSAQVRGRSSEEDEGREDLRPLNLSDLLQFSSQVAQGMAFLASKNCIHRDLAARNVLISDGRVAKICDFGLARDIMNDSNYVVKGNARLPVKWMAPESIFDCIYTVQSDVWSYGILLWEIFSLGKSPYPGMVVNSKFYSMVKQGYQMARPDFAPLEMYRIMQACWSLEPTRRPTFDQIGCFIQKELEVHKEQDYTNLPSSAEEDSGCDTSGCCEESCEQEESGQPLLKGNNYQFC